The Oculatellaceae cyanobacterium genome contains a region encoding:
- a CDS encoding filamentous hemagglutinin N-terminal domain-containing protein has product MTNIQNYSTWCWKLGIAGNLVIFNIAGQWQDIAQAQIVIDSTLGNEHSIVTPKITVNNLSTHQINGGAIRGTNLFHSFLEFNVANDKGVYFNNPINIKNIFTRITGNNPSNILGTLGINGAANLFLINPNGILFGKNARLDVQGSFLATTANSIQFGNQGFFSASPENIPGLLTVNPSALLFNQIANNSIINQSTLQVPDGRSLLLLGGNIFLDGGKLKAPGGRIELAGLAIPGTIGLNLDGHDLQINSSPATLLADISLRNNSLIDASGRQENSSNSTSLLNTRGGNIELQGHYISISNNSKIIADTFDSQDGGKINIQASELRLQNGAAISASTFGSGRGGNLNVTASQAIELTGFGGFGTLEKIQTKTFNPADIQNGLFALSFGTGVGGNIEIDTPKLILRNGAATVASTFGSGQGGSLTINANELVDASKSLIFAGTLGSGNAGNLLITTNKLILTNLAAVETTTHGKGKAGTLTVNASDTVEVVGSALDANYPSIVTGIYANSTPLPPNIEIGDAGELTINTSRLILRDGGEIGAGTFGKGQGGSLTINATDSVEVTGALPTPFNYPSSLFAISTGAGDAGKLLITTKRLSVRDGGTISTGTFNSGNGGSLVVNASDIVELAGSSATSQLGIDAGFYYVGSRFPSILITNSNGTGNAGDLTIVTNKLIVRDLAQIEASTQAHGRAGTLTVNASDSVEVIGSQLYPGNLDLVSGIFADSTPPSENINAGDAGELTINTNRLIVRDGGEIGAGTSGIGKGGNITINARDSVEVMGATPDEYKLPSTIYTDTYGVGDAGDAGDLRITTGRLTLENGGMIAAGTSNSGTGGNLIVNALDSIELTGSSPTTQAAIDAGFYYTGSRFPSSLITSSSGSGDAGTLTINTNKLIVSNQAQVALSGSGSGNAGNLEINAQFLQVQNIADVIATTTSGEGGNMKLETENLQLRDRGKISTTAGGSGNGGNLTLNTDTLVAINNSELSANAFLGRGGKIEINSQGVFRGVDSKITASSQLGINGVVEINNFGIDPSKGLTNLPVEILNVTGLIDQSCSSNGREVGSQLSVTGRGGLPANPQETLNGQTVLTDLATPSETSNLSSIVSHQISHPHPQPSLIEATGWEVNKQGEVILTAYAHKVTPHAPWQKSPSCQD; this is encoded by the coding sequence ATGACTAACATTCAAAATTACAGTACTTGGTGTTGGAAGTTAGGGATAGCTGGTAATTTAGTAATCTTTAATATAGCTGGTCAGTGGCAGGATATTGCCCAAGCACAAATTGTCATAGATTCTACCCTGGGAAATGAACATTCTATTGTTACACCTAAAATTACTGTTAATAATCTTTCAACACACCAAATTAATGGTGGCGCTATTCGGGGTACAAACCTGTTCCACAGTTTTTTAGAATTCAATGTTGCTAACGACAAAGGAGTGTATTTTAATAATCCTATAAATATCAAAAATATTTTCACTCGAATTACAGGCAATAATCCCTCTAATATTTTAGGAACGCTTGGTATTAATGGTGCAGCGAATTTATTTTTAATCAATCCTAATGGCATTTTGTTCGGGAAAAATGCTCGTTTGGATGTTCAGGGTTCTTTTCTGGCAACAACTGCCAACTCTATTCAATTTGGGAATCAAGGTTTTTTCAGTGCATCCCCTGAAAATATTCCAGGATTATTAACAGTTAACCCCTCAGCACTTTTGTTTAACCAAATTGCCAATAACTCGATTATTAATCAATCAACACTTCAAGTACCTGATGGTCGGAGCTTATTGTTGCTTGGGGGGAATATCTTTTTGGATGGTGGTAAGTTAAAAGCACCAGGGGGTCGGATCGAATTAGCAGGATTAGCGATTCCAGGGACTATAGGTTTAAATTTAGATGGTCATGATTTACAAATAAATTCCTCGCCAGCAACGCTACTAGCTGATATATCACTCAGAAATAATTCTTTAATTGATGCTAGTGGTAGACAGGAAAATTCTAGTAATTCAACCTCATTGCTAAACACTAGAGGCGGCAACATTGAGTTACAAGGGCATTACATCAGCATCAGCAATAATTCAAAAATTATTGCTGATACATTTGATAGTCAAGATGGTGGCAAAATCAATATTCAAGCATCAGAGTTACGTTTACAAAATGGTGCAGCAATATCAGCTTCAACTTTTGGCTCTGGTCGTGGAGGGAATCTTAATGTCACTGCTTCGCAAGCAATAGAATTAACAGGTTTTGGTGGATTTGGTACTCTAGAAAAAATTCAAACAAAAACCTTTAACCCTGCTGACATTCAAAATGGTTTATTTGCCTTAAGTTTTGGTACTGGCGTAGGCGGAAATATAGAAATTGATACTCCTAAATTGATTCTCCGAAATGGGGCAGCAACAGTAGCATCTACCTTTGGCTCTGGTCAAGGAGGTTCTTTAACAATTAATGCCAATGAGTTGGTAGATGCCAGTAAATCTTTAATCTTTGCTGGCACTTTAGGCAGTGGGAATGCGGGAAATTTACTAATTACAACTAACAAATTAATTCTTACAAACTTAGCCGCAGTAGAAACAACTACTCATGGCAAAGGTAAAGCAGGTACTTTAACAGTAAATGCCTCTGATACCGTCGAGGTAGTTGGCTCTGCCTTAGATGCAAATTATCCTTCTATAGTTACCGGAATATATGCTAATTCAACTCCTTTGCCACCAAATATAGAAATAGGAGATGCTGGAGAATTAACAATTAATACAAGCAGATTAATTTTGCGTGATGGCGGAGAGATTGGTGCTGGAACTTTTGGCAAAGGTCAGGGCGGCTCTTTAACTATCAATGCTACTGATTCAGTAGAAGTTACAGGAGCTTTACCTACTCCATTTAACTACCCCAGTAGTTTGTTTGCTATTTCTACAGGCGCTGGTGATGCTGGTAAATTGTTAATTACAACTAAACGCCTGAGCGTCCGTGATGGCGGCACAATTTCTACTGGTACTTTTAATAGTGGTAATGGAGGCAGTTTAGTAGTTAATGCCTCAGATATTGTAGAACTAGCAGGTTCATCAGCTACCAGCCAGTTAGGAATTGATGCTGGGTTTTACTATGTTGGTTCGCGCTTCCCTAGTATTTTAATTACTAACAGTAATGGCACCGGCAATGCTGGTGATTTAACAATTGTAACTAACAAATTAATTGTCCGAGATTTGGCACAAATAGAAGCAAGTACTCAGGCTCATGGTAGAGCAGGAACATTAACAGTAAATGCCTCTGATTCTGTAGAGGTAATTGGTTCACAGTTGTATCCAGGTAATCTAGATCTAGTTAGTGGAATATTTGCTGACTCAACTCCTCCATCAGAAAATATTAATGCTGGAGATGCAGGGGAATTAACAATTAATACAAACAGATTAATCGTGCGAGATGGCGGAGAAATTGGCGCGGGTACTTCTGGCATAGGTAAAGGTGGAAATATCACCATCAATGCTAGGGACTCTGTGGAAGTTATGGGAGCAACACCTGATGAGTATAAGCTTCCTAGCACTATCTATACAGATACTTATGGGGTTGGCGATGCTGGTGATGCTGGTGATTTGAGGATTACAACTGGCAGGTTAACCCTTGAGAATGGAGGAATGATTGCTGCTGGTACTTCTAATAGTGGTACTGGAGGTAATTTGATAGTAAATGCCTTAGATAGTATAGAATTAACCGGATCATCACCTACGACTCAGGCAGCAATTGATGCAGGGTTTTACTATACTGGTTCGCGCTTTCCTAGTAGCTTAATTACTAGCAGTAGCGGTAGTGGCGATGCAGGTACTTTAACAATTAATACTAATAAATTAATTGTGAGCAATCAAGCTCAAGTAGCTTTAAGCGGTAGCGGTTCAGGTAATGCAGGTAACTTGGAAATCAATGCTCAATTCCTTCAAGTGCAAAATATAGCCGATGTGATTGCTACAACTACATCTGGCGAAGGCGGCAATATGAAGTTAGAAACTGAAAACTTACAATTGCGCGATCGCGGTAAAATCTCAACTACGGCTGGGGGTAGTGGTAACGGCGGCAACCTCACTCTCAATACAGATACATTAGTAGCTATCAATAATAGTGAACTTAGTGCTAATGCCTTTCTGGGTCGTGGTGGCAAAATTGAGATTAATAGTCAAGGTGTTTTTCGTGGAGTAGATAGTAAAATTACTGCCAGTTCTCAACTCGGAATCAATGGTGTAGTAGAAATCAATAATTTTGGTATAGACCCCAGTAAAGGTTTAACTAATTTACCAGTAGAAATCCTCAATGTTACTGGATTAATTGACCAAAGTTGCTCATCTAATGGGCGTGAAGTTGGGAGTCAATTAAGCGTAACTGGTAGAGGTGGTTTACCAGCAAATCCTCAAGAAACACTTAACGGGCAAACAGTCCTGACAGATCTGGCAACACCATCAGAAACTAGCAATTTATCTAGTATCGTTAGCCATCAAATTTCTCATCCTCATCCCCAGCCTTCACTAATAGAAGCTACTGGATGGGAGGTTAACAAACAAGGTGAGGTGATTTTAACAGCTTATGCACATAAAGTAACACCTCATGCACCTTGGCAAAAGTCTCCTAGCTGTCAGGATTAA
- the aspS gene encoding aspartate--tRNA ligase → MRTHYCGQLRAENIGETVTLCGWVDRRRDHGGVIFLDIRDRSGIVQVVSDPQRTPDSYQLAETLRNEYVVKITGRVTQRPEDSLNPRLPTGEVEIYADQIELLNRLNKQLPFQVATSETEPVREELRLKYRYLDLRRDRMSQNLQLRHQVVKAIRRFLEDVENFIEVETPILTRSTPEGARDYLVPSRVNPSEWFALPQSPQLFKQLLMVAGCDRYYQIARCFRDEDLRADRQPEFTQLDMEMSFMSQEEILQLNEDLTCHIFKTVKGIELPRPFPRLTYAEAMDKYGSDKPDTRFNLELVNVSDLVKDSGFKVFSGAVNSGGVVKVLPIPGGNDAISNVRIKPGGDLFKEATEAGAKGLAYIRVREDGEIDTIGAIKDNLSEEQKQELLRRTGAKPGHLLLFGAGDTNTVNKTLDRLRLVIGQQLGLIDPNKLNLLWITDFPMFEWNAEEKRLEALHHPFTAPHPDDLADLKTARAQAYDLIFNGYEIGGGSLRIYQREVQEQVFETIGLSPEEAHNKFGFLLEAFDFGTPPHGGIAYGLDRLVMLLAGEESIRDVIAFPKTQQARCQLTNAPSSVDGKQLKELHVASTYKPKA, encoded by the coding sequence ATGCGAACCCATTATTGCGGTCAACTCCGAGCAGAGAATATTGGAGAGACAGTCACCTTGTGCGGATGGGTAGACCGTCGCCGCGACCACGGAGGCGTGATTTTTTTAGATATACGCGATCGCTCTGGTATTGTTCAAGTGGTCAGCGATCCCCAACGCACCCCTGATTCTTATCAACTGGCAGAAACTCTGCGAAACGAATATGTAGTTAAAATTACTGGACGGGTAACGCAGCGTCCAGAAGATTCTCTCAATCCTCGCCTACCGACGGGTGAAGTGGAAATTTATGCCGATCAGATTGAATTACTCAATCGGCTCAATAAACAGCTACCTTTCCAAGTAGCAACGTCAGAAACCGAACCTGTGCGGGAAGAGTTGCGGCTGAAATATCGGTATTTAGATCTTAGGCGCGATCGCATGAGTCAAAATCTGCAACTGCGCCACCAAGTAGTCAAAGCTATCCGCAGATTCTTAGAAGATGTTGAAAACTTCATTGAAGTTGAAACACCAATATTAACTCGTTCAACGCCAGAAGGTGCGAGAGATTACCTTGTACCAAGTCGCGTGAATCCTAGCGAATGGTTTGCTTTACCTCAGTCGCCGCAACTGTTTAAGCAACTTTTGATGGTAGCAGGATGCGATCGCTACTATCAAATTGCTCGTTGCTTCCGAGATGAAGACTTACGCGCAGACAGACAGCCAGAATTTACTCAACTCGACATGGAAATGAGTTTCATGTCCCAAGAGGAAATTCTGCAACTCAATGAAGATTTAACTTGTCACATCTTCAAAACTGTTAAAGGTATTGAACTACCTCGACCTTTTCCTCGCTTAACTTATGCCGAAGCGATGGATAAATACGGCAGCGATAAACCAGACACCCGCTTTAATTTAGAACTTGTCAACGTCTCTGATTTAGTGAAAGACTCTGGCTTCAAAGTATTTTCTGGTGCTGTAAATAGTGGAGGCGTGGTCAAAGTTCTGCCGATTCCTGGTGGTAATGATGCTATTTCAAATGTCAGAATTAAACCAGGCGGAGACTTATTTAAAGAAGCAACTGAAGCTGGTGCTAAAGGTCTAGCCTATATCCGTGTACGTGAAGACGGCGAAATTGATACCATTGGCGCAATTAAAGACAATCTGAGTGAAGAACAAAAGCAAGAACTCCTCAGACGCACAGGCGCAAAACCTGGTCACTTGCTGCTATTTGGTGCAGGTGACACAAACACAGTTAATAAAACTTTAGATCGTCTGCGTTTAGTAATTGGTCAACAGTTAGGATTAATTGATCCAAATAAACTTAACTTACTCTGGATCACAGACTTCCCAATGTTTGAGTGGAATGCAGAAGAAAAACGACTAGAAGCACTCCACCACCCCTTTACTGCACCTCACCCAGATGATTTAGCCGACTTAAAAACCGCACGCGCCCAAGCTTATGATTTAATTTTCAACGGCTATGAAATTGGCGGCGGAAGCCTGCGAATTTACCAGCGCGAAGTGCAAGAGCAAGTATTTGAAACTATTGGCTTATCTCCAGAAGAAGCACACAACAAGTTTGGGTTTTTACTTGAAGCCTTTGACTTTGGTACACCCCCACATGGTGGTATTGCCTACGGTTTAGATCGATTGGTGATGCTATTAGCTGGAGAAGAGTCAATTAGAGACGTAATTGCGTTTCCGAAGACTCAGCAAGCGCGGTGTCAGTTGACTAATGCGCCTTCTAGTGTAGATGGGAAGCAGTTGAAGGAATTGCACGTAGCTTCAACATATAAACCAAAAGCTTAA
- a CDS encoding GxxExxY protein, translated as MNRQDAKIAKREEPSEELDRLAYDVIGAAIEVHRLLGAGFLESVYEGALCVELQQRRIPFVRQAVVAVTYKGQRVGEGRIDLLVGNALIVELKAVEKLTSIHSAQVISYLKMTNQKLGLLINFNVPILKEGIKRIILS; from the coding sequence ATGAACCGCCAAGACGCTAAGATCGCCAAGAGAGAGGAGCCAAGTGAGGAGTTAGATCGGTTAGCTTATGATGTTATTGGGGCGGCAATTGAGGTGCATAGACTTTTGGGGGCTGGTTTTTTGGAGTCGGTTTATGAGGGGGCGCTGTGTGTAGAACTTCAGCAGCGTCGCATACCTTTTGTTCGCCAAGCAGTTGTGGCTGTAACTTATAAAGGTCAAAGAGTTGGTGAAGGCAGAATAGATTTGCTAGTAGGTAATGCCTTAATTGTTGAACTCAAGGCAGTTGAAAAGCTAACCTCCATTCATTCAGCACAAGTTATCTCCTACCTAAAGATGACAAATCAAAAACTTGGACTCCTCATTAACTTCAACGTCCCCATTCTCAAAGAAGGCATCAAAAGAATTATCCTCTCTTAA